A section of the Clostridium felsineum DSM 794 genome encodes:
- a CDS encoding toxic anion resistance protein, whose protein sequence is MRFNFDGENKSVINTSNEINSIPENTDKEIEDKIKRINEELKNSPEVIEISKSLNVSDMNSIMNFGSAPAEEISQFSDKILKTMKLESVENSSALLKELTTVMNKFDKEELEEKPQGFLSKIFNSGKKTIQGILSKYQTFGSEIDRIYSSISSYKSEIQKTNKMLEEMFAENFNYYVELEKYSAACELTITEIESEDLPYWRNKSQNGSNEDLLKLQEVEYSLEMLKQRRYDLEMAKMVSLQTAPQIRTIQKGNYKLIGKIHSAFIITIPIFKNGLIQAVTLKRQKLVAKSMEALDNATNELLIKNANNIKNQSVDIAKITGSPSIKIETLEETWKIIMDGINETEKIEEENKRLREEGLTKLGQLKIEYMKKIK, encoded by the coding sequence ATGAGATTTAATTTTGATGGTGAAAATAAATCAGTAATAAATACTTCTAACGAAATTAACTCTATTCCTGAAAATACAGATAAAGAAATTGAAGACAAAATCAAAAGAATAAATGAGGAATTAAAAAACTCGCCTGAAGTTATTGAAATTTCTAAAAGTCTTAATGTTTCAGATATGAATTCAATAATGAATTTTGGCAGTGCTCCTGCAGAAGAAATTTCCCAGTTTTCAGATAAAATTCTAAAAACTATGAAATTAGAAAGTGTAGAAAACTCAAGTGCACTTTTAAAAGAGCTCACTACCGTTATGAATAAATTTGATAAAGAGGAATTAGAGGAAAAACCTCAAGGCTTTTTATCTAAAATATTTAACTCTGGAAAAAAAACAATTCAAGGAATTTTAAGTAAATATCAAACCTTTGGAAGTGAAATTGATAGAATTTATTCCAGTATAAGTTCTTATAAATCAGAAATCCAAAAAACAAATAAAATGCTCGAAGAAATGTTTGCAGAGAACTTTAATTACTATGTAGAATTAGAAAAATATTCTGCTGCTTGCGAATTGACAATAACGGAAATAGAATCTGAAGATCTTCCCTATTGGAGAAATAAGTCACAAAATGGTTCCAATGAAGATTTACTTAAGCTTCAAGAAGTTGAATACTCCCTTGAAATGTTAAAACAAAGACGTTATGATCTTGAAATGGCAAAAATGGTATCACTTCAAACTGCACCACAAATTAGAACAATACAAAAGGGTAACTATAAACTAATTGGTAAAATTCATTCTGCCTTTATTATAACTATTCCTATATTTAAAAATGGATTAATTCAAGCTGTAACACTTAAAAGACAAAAGTTAGTGGCAAAATCCATGGAAGCTTTAGACAATGCTACAAACGAACTTCTTATAAAAAATGCAAACAACATAAAAAACCAAAGCGTTGATATAGCTAAAATAACAGGCTCCCCATCAATAAAAATAGAAACTCTTGAAGAAACCTGGAAAATAATAATGGATGGAATAAATGAAACAGAAAAAATAGAGGAAGAAAATAAAAGACTACGTGAAGAAGGTCTTACTAAACTAGGACAGTTAAAGATTGAATATATGAAAAAAATAAAATAA
- a CDS encoding PTS sugar transporter subunit IIA, which translates to MSCENNIVVKSPMDGKVIDISEVSDEVFAKKLVGDGVAVKIKTGEIVSPVNGTVKLILQNKHGIGIETIEGVDILLHINTENFQDNIKHFHPVVKEGDSVKIGDDILKIDEKILEKEELVACVVVSNMSMVKGIEKSIDGDVSKEDTIFKIVI; encoded by the coding sequence TTGAGTTGTGAGAATAATATTGTAGTGAAGTCACCGATGGATGGAAAGGTAATTGATATTTCAGAGGTTAGTGATGAGGTATTTGCAAAAAAGCTTGTAGGAGATGGTGTAGCTGTAAAGATTAAAACAGGTGAAATTGTATCACCTGTTAATGGTACAGTTAAACTTATACTACAAAATAAGCATGGTATAGGTATAGAAACTATTGAGGGTGTAGACATATTACTGCATATAAATACAGAAAATTTTCAGGATAATATTAAACACTTTCATCCAGTAGTAAAAGAAGGAGATAGTGTAAAAATTGGTGATGATATACTGAAAATCGATGAAAAAATTTTAGAAAAGGAAGAACTTGTAGCATGTGTTGTAGTTTCAAATATGAGTATGGTTAAGGGCATAGAAAAAAGTATTGATGGAGATGTTTCTAAAGAAGATACTATATTTAAGATAGTAATTTAA
- a CDS encoding uracil-DNA glycosylase, with amino-acid sequence MLQWKELYSECIDCHKCRLGENRINMVFGEGNPEAKLMFVGEAPGADEDRLGRPFVGRAGSLLTKGLTALNISRERDYYIANVCKCRPEKNRTPYEDEAEFCMPYLRNQFALIKPKILVCLGATAMKFIMEPALKKILSENFVEEENKAWKDHNMRITRDRGKWLKVKGIYMMATFHPAALFRDENKKALFWKDLKRVKARHEELR; translated from the coding sequence ATGCTTCAATGGAAAGAATTATATAGTGAATGTATAGATTGCCATAAATGTAGACTTGGTGAAAATAGAATTAATATGGTTTTTGGTGAAGGAAATCCTGAAGCAAAATTGATGTTTGTAGGAGAAGCACCAGGAGCAGATGAGGATAGGCTTGGTAGACCATTTGTAGGTAGGGCAGGTAGTCTTCTAACTAAGGGATTAACAGCGCTTAACATATCAAGAGAAAGAGATTATTATATAGCAAATGTATGTAAATGTAGACCTGAAAAAAATAGAACACCTTATGAGGATGAGGCAGAGTTTTGTATGCCATATCTTAGAAATCAATTTGCACTTATAAAACCCAAAATACTTGTATGTTTAGGGGCTACTGCAATGAAATTTATAATGGAGCCAGCCTTAAAAAAAATTTTATCTGAAAATTTTGTAGAAGAAGAAAATAAGGCGTGGAAAGATCACAATATGAGAATTACTAGAGATAGAGGAAAATGGCTTAAAGTAAAAGGAATTTATATGATGGCAACCTTTCATCCTGCAGCTTTATTTAGAGATGAAAATAAGAAAGCATTATTTTGGAAGGATTTAAAACGAGTGAAAGCTAGGCATGAGGAGCTTAGATAA
- a CDS encoding tetratricopeptide repeat protein, which translates to MRKNFIKSILLMLIAIFVLSGCSRSKGYLDKGNTALKNKQYTKAINFYSSAINSDKTNKEAMVQKAYVFIALSRYDEAIAASETAIKVDKNFGKAYAYIGLALSKENNYIEALKYLDKSIELKFKTAETLNERGFDLIQIGRSDLAVEPLTEAIKMNSKYYEAYLNKASALINTKNFTDANTSLDEALKLSTNKIDFYNKKGLLYKKASLYDDSIAAFDKAISLDPKNSVLYYNKGITLSNKGSYEEAITVFDKAISLDSKFSNAYDAKGLALRSLNRDNDALKEFDNSIKHDNYNASAYNDKACTLSDMGKLDEALKNINNAIKLNPLSKDFYTNKAYILKKMGKTKESNDALKKAQQLT; encoded by the coding sequence ATGAGAAAGAATTTTATAAAAAGCATATTACTTATGCTAATTGCAATTTTTGTTTTATCTGGATGCTCTAGAAGTAAAGGATATTTAGACAAAGGAAACACTGCATTAAAAAATAAGCAGTATACTAAAGCTATTAATTTTTACTCTTCTGCTATAAATTCTGATAAAACTAATAAAGAAGCTATGGTACAAAAAGCATATGTCTTTATTGCGCTTAGTAGATATGATGAAGCTATTGCTGCTTCTGAAACTGCAATAAAAGTTGATAAAAATTTCGGAAAAGCTTACGCCTATATTGGTCTTGCACTATCAAAGGAAAATAATTATATTGAGGCATTAAAATATTTAGATAAGAGTATAGAATTAAAATTCAAAACTGCCGAAACCTTAAATGAAAGAGGTTTTGATTTAATACAAATAGGTAGAAGTGATCTTGCAGTTGAGCCTTTAACAGAAGCTATTAAAATGAATTCAAAATACTATGAAGCCTATTTAAATAAAGCATCAGCTTTAATTAATACGAAAAATTTCACAGATGCTAATACTTCTCTAGATGAGGCTCTGAAACTCAGTACAAATAAAATTGATTTTTATAATAAAAAAGGGTTACTTTATAAAAAAGCTTCCTTGTATGATGATTCTATAGCAGCATTTGATAAGGCTATTTCCTTGGATCCTAAAAATTCCGTATTATACTACAATAAGGGTATTACTTTAAGTAATAAGGGTTCTTATGAAGAAGCTATTACTGTATTTGATAAAGCTATTTCCTTGGATTCAAAATTTTCAAATGCATATGATGCAAAGGGTCTTGCTCTTCGATCACTAAACAGAGATAATGATGCCTTAAAAGAATTTGATAATTCCATAAAGCATGACAATTATAATGCGTCTGCTTATAACGATAAAGCCTGCACACTTTCAGATATGGGGAAATTAGATGAAGCTTTAAAAAATATTAATAACGCAATTAAACTTAATCCTCTTTCAAAAGATTTCTATACAAATAAAGCCTATATTCTAAAGAAAATGGGAAAAACAAAGGAATCTAACGATGCTCTTAAAAAAGCACAACAATTAACTTAA
- a CDS encoding SHOCT-like domain-containing protein: MNEEVSRILKMVEEGKINADKAQELIEAIGKEQNNNSIKVLENDNIMDKMLKIKVNSASGDNVDIKLPIKLIKTLLNTLGKLPIKDSTPGMENIDLNVISEAIDEGLVGKIIDVKSANGDIVEVVIE, from the coding sequence ATGAATGAAGAAGTATCAAGAATATTAAAAATGGTTGAAGAAGGAAAAATAAATGCGGATAAAGCTCAGGAATTAATTGAAGCTATTGGTAAAGAACAAAACAATAACAGTATTAAGGTATTAGAAAATGACAATATAATGGATAAAATGCTTAAGATAAAGGTTAATTCAGCATCCGGCGATAATGTTGATATAAAATTGCCTATAAAACTTATAAAAACACTTCTTAATACTTTAGGAAAATTGCCTATAAAAGATTCAACTCCAGGAATGGAGAATATAGATTTAAATGTAATCTCAGAAGCAATTGATGAAGGACTTGTCGGTAAAATAATTGATGTAAAAAGTGCTAATGGTGATATAGTTGAGGTTGTAATAGAGTAG
- a CDS encoding DUF2089 domain-containing protein: MSYKVISRCPVCGQKLFITKLKCSRCETTIENNFKMSKFEYLTNEQLMFIEIFLKCRGSIKEVEKELNISYPTVRTKLDEVIKSLGYSVESENSANVDKKKIIDMLEKGEITPDEAIKMLN, from the coding sequence TTGTCGTATAAGGTTATTAGTAGGTGTCCTGTATGCGGACAAAAACTTTTTATTACTAAGTTGAAATGCAGTAGATGTGAAACAACTATAGAAAATAATTTTAAAATGTCAAAATTTGAATATTTAACCAATGAACAGCTTATGTTTATAGAAATTTTTCTTAAATGTAGAGGCAGTATAAAGGAGGTTGAAAAGGAATTAAATATATCTTATCCAACAGTTAGAACAAAGCTTGATGAAGTCATAAAGTCACTTGGCTATAGTGTTGAGTCTGAAAATTCTGCAAACGTTGATAAAAAGAAAATTATAGACATGCTAGAAAAGGGAGAGATAACTCCCGATGAAGCAATTAAAATGTTGAATTAA
- a CDS encoding ferritin-like domain-containing protein, producing the protein MQYYNCPFNYINDYNDYDNYGYDDLYRTESMPSQITNIYSYPQNLQAALGLIQDSVAGEREDELFYNYLLNTAPSSEAKRIISGIRDDEKKHNVLLRSMYTQLTGKTLPASQNEQFKKPSSYLDGIKNSIIGETDAVKRYRRILFALQNRTNINMLTEIISDELRHASLYNMLFSMGKTR; encoded by the coding sequence ATGCAATATTATAATTGTCCGTTTAATTATATAAACGACTACAATGACTACGATAACTATGGCTATGATGACTTATACAGAACAGAATCCATGCCGAGTCAAATTACTAATATATATTCTTATCCTCAAAACTTACAAGCAGCGCTTGGATTGATACAAGATTCAGTTGCCGGTGAACGGGAAGATGAGCTATTTTATAATTATTTGCTAAATACTGCACCAAGTTCAGAAGCTAAACGTATAATTTCTGGAATACGTGATGATGAAAAAAAGCATAATGTCTTACTTAGAAGCATGTATACCCAACTTACGGGGAAAACACTACCTGCTTCACAAAATGAACAATTTAAAAAACCTTCCTCCTATTTAGATGGCATAAAAAACTCTATCATTGGAGAAACAGATGCAGTTAAACGCTATAGACGTATACTTTTTGCACTTCAAAATAGAACTAATATAAATATGCTTACAGAAATAATTTCTGATGAACTTAGGCATGCATCACTCTATAATATGTTATTTAGTATGGGTAAAACACGATAA
- a CDS encoding thymidylate synthase: MSKADEKYLDIVENILNNGYYDNNRTGIETYKLPHQIMQFDLSKEFPILTTKFVAFKTAVKELLWIYKDQSNDVRKLQAQNVKIWDEWMLEDGTIGKAYGYQVAKFKQIDNLINTLKTDPQSRRMIISLWNIADLKDMSLTPCCYETLWDVENDRLNCMLVQRSGDIPLGVPFNMCQYAVLVHLIAKVTGFKPGLFTHVINNAHIYKNQIEGMKLQLKRRKQAYEAPTLWINPEIKNFYDFTPNDIKLIDYKHHEKIKMEVAV, encoded by the coding sequence ATGAGCAAGGCTGATGAAAAATATTTAGATATAGTAGAAAATATTTTAAATAATGGTTATTACGATAATAATAGAACTGGAATTGAAACATATAAACTGCCTCACCAGATTATGCAATTTGATTTATCAAAAGAATTTCCAATACTCACAACAAAATTTGTCGCTTTTAAAACTGCTGTAAAAGAACTTTTATGGATATATAAAGATCAATCGAACGATGTAAGAAAACTTCAAGCTCAGAATGTCAAGATATGGGATGAATGGATGCTTGAAGATGGCACCATTGGGAAAGCTTATGGATATCAAGTAGCAAAATTCAAACAAATTGACAACTTAATTAACACTCTAAAAACTGATCCTCAAAGTAGACGTATGATAATATCCTTATGGAACATAGCTGATTTAAAAGATATGTCTCTTACTCCCTGCTGTTATGAAACCTTATGGGATGTAGAAAATGATAGATTAAATTGCATGCTAGTACAACGAAGTGGTGATATACCCTTAGGTGTTCCTTTTAATATGTGCCAATATGCTGTTTTAGTGCATCTTATAGCAAAAGTTACAGGCTTTAAACCAGGACTATTCACTCATGTAATAAATAACGCTCATATATACAAAAATCAAATTGAAGGAATGAAACTTCAGTTAAAAAGAAGAAAACAAGCTTACGAAGCACCAACGCTTTGGATAAATCCTGAAATTAAAAACTTTTATGATTTTACACCTAATGACATTAAATTAATAGACTACAAACATCATGAAAAAATAAAAATGGAGGTAGCTGTGTAA
- a CDS encoding dihydrofolate reductase, translating into MLSIIAALNDNYVIGNDNKLLWHISEDLKRFKKITNGKTIIMGRKTFNSLPGILPGRKHIVLTKNTGYINKNVSVVNDLSEIIKLKDTEEENFVIGGGEIYKALIPYSSILYLTRVHSNQNGDTYFPKFNYEDYSVIENEKHETYDFITLKRR; encoded by the coding sequence ATGCTTAGTATTATAGCTGCATTAAATGATAATTATGTAATAGGAAATGATAATAAGCTTTTATGGCATATATCTGAGGATTTAAAAAGATTCAAAAAAATAACTAATGGTAAAACAATAATAATGGGTAGAAAAACTTTTAACTCTCTACCTGGCATACTTCCTGGCAGAAAACACATTGTATTAACAAAAAACACTGGATATATTAATAAAAATGTATCTGTTGTTAATGATCTGAGTGAAATAATTAAACTTAAGGATACAGAAGAAGAAAACTTTGTAATTGGTGGAGGCGAAATATATAAAGCTCTTATACCATACTCAAGTATTCTATATTTAACCCGTGTTCATTCTAATCAAAATGGAGATACTTATTTCCCTAAATTTAACTATGAAGATTATTCTGTAATAGAAAATGAAAAACATGAAACATATGATTTTATTACACTGAAAAGGAGATAA
- the add gene encoding adenosine deaminase has protein sequence MNIRNQIINLPKVELHCHLDGSLRPETVFDLCLKENIEIPYKNIDDIKKVLEISDTCNSLKEYLEKFSLPVNVMQKKENIYRVTLELLEDAKKDGIEHIEIRFAPFQHMNKGLSENDVVEAALEALKDGNEKFNIHSGLILCSLRHEPVESSINLVKLGLEYQNQGVCAVDLAGNESDFPPEIHKKAFDLAYNKNLKITIHAGETGIAENILKSIRLLHANRIGHGIFAYKDKKTLEYLIENEIPLEMCPKSNLDTKAISDYSKHPFKDYFNAGVKVTLNSDNRTVSNVSLVDEYLNLINILGFNMDEIKVVIKNGIEAAFISNELKEHVKKSL, from the coding sequence ATGAATATTCGTAATCAAATTATAAATTTACCTAAAGTTGAGCTTCACTGTCACCTTGATGGCAGTTTAAGACCAGAAACTGTTTTTGACTTATGTTTAAAAGAGAATATAGAAATTCCATATAAAAATATTGATGATATAAAGAAAGTACTAGAAATTTCTGATACCTGTAATTCACTAAAAGAGTACTTAGAAAAATTTTCCTTGCCGGTTAATGTGATGCAAAAAAAAGAGAACATATATAGAGTTACTTTAGAACTTCTTGAGGATGCAAAAAAAGATGGCATTGAACATATAGAAATAAGATTTGCACCTTTTCAACATATGAATAAGGGTTTGAGTGAAAATGATGTAGTTGAAGCTGCTTTAGAGGCATTAAAAGATGGTAATGAAAAATTCAATATACATTCTGGCTTAATTTTATGCTCACTTAGGCATGAACCTGTGGAAAGTTCCATAAATCTAGTAAAGCTGGGTTTAGAATACCAAAATCAAGGTGTTTGTGCAGTTGATTTAGCTGGAAATGAGAGTGATTTTCCTCCAGAAATCCATAAAAAAGCTTTTGATTTAGCCTATAATAAAAACCTTAAAATAACAATTCACGCCGGTGAAACAGGAATAGCTGAAAATATATTAAAATCTATACGTCTTCTTCATGCAAATAGAATTGGTCATGGAATTTTTGCATATAAGGATAAGAAAACTTTAGAATATCTTATAGAAAATGAGATTCCACTTGAAATGTGTCCTAAAAGTAATTTAGACACAAAAGCTATAAGCGATTACTCTAAACATCCATTTAAAGATTACTTTAATGCTGGAGTTAAAGTAACTTTAAATAGTGATAATAGAACTGTTTCAAATGTATCACTTGTAGATGAATATTTAAATTTAATAAATATATTAGGTTTTAATATGGACGAAATAAAAGTTGTAATAAAAAATGGAATAGAAGCAGCCTTTATATCAAATGAATTAAAAGAGCATGTGAAGAAAAGTCTGTAA
- a CDS encoding IS256 family transposase produces MNEGKRNIISALIDEYDIQSAEDIQEALKDLLGGTIQSMLEGEMDEHLGYEPYERAETTNSRNGKKQKRIRSKYGEMNIDVPQDRESSFEPKIVQKHQKDISGIEEKIISMYAKGLSTRQISEQIEDIYGFEVSEGMVSNITNKLLPEIEAWQHRPLSTVYPIVFIDAVHFSVRENNVIRKLAAYIILGINNEGRKEVLSINIGENESSKYWLSALNELKNRGVQDILILCADGLTGIKESISVAFPNTEYQRCIVHQVRNTLKYVSDKDKKEFAKDLKTIYHAPSEEIAYKQLEEITGKWEKHYPNSMKSWKSNWDAISPIFKFSADVRKVIYTTNAIESLNSTYRRLNRQRTVFPSDTSLLKALYLATFEATKKWRLPLRNWGKVYGELSIMYEGRLTE; encoded by the coding sequence ATGAATGAAGGAAAAAGAAATATTATATCAGCTCTTATAGACGAGTATGATATTCAGTCAGCTGAGGATATTCAGGAAGCTTTAAAAGATCTATTAGGTGGAACTATTCAATCTATGCTTGAAGGTGAAATGGACGAGCATTTAGGCTATGAACCATATGAACGAGCCGAAACTACAAACTCAAGAAATGGGAAAAAACAAAAAAGAATTCGAAGCAAATATGGTGAGATGAATATAGATGTACCACAGGATAGAGAAAGTTCTTTTGAACCTAAAATAGTACAAAAACACCAGAAAGATATTTCTGGTATAGAAGAAAAAATTATTTCTATGTATGCTAAAGGATTAAGTACCAGACAAATTTCAGAACAAATTGAAGATATATATGGGTTTGAAGTTAGTGAAGGAATGGTTTCAAATATAACCAATAAACTTCTTCCTGAAATAGAAGCATGGCAACATAGACCTTTATCTACAGTATATCCAATTGTTTTCATTGATGCAGTTCATTTTTCCGTAAGGGAAAATAACGTTATACGTAAGCTTGCAGCTTACATTATTCTTGGTATAAATAATGAAGGCAGAAAAGAAGTACTTTCTATAAATATTGGAGAAAATGAAAGCAGTAAATATTGGCTTAGTGCTCTCAATGAATTAAAAAATAGAGGTGTTCAAGATATCCTTATCCTTTGTGCAGATGGTCTTACAGGGATAAAGGAATCTATATCAGTAGCTTTTCCAAATACTGAATATCAACGTTGTATAGTTCATCAAGTAAGAAATACATTAAAGTATGTTTCTGATAAAGATAAAAAAGAATTTGCAAAAGATTTAAAAACTATATATCATGCACCTTCTGAGGAAATTGCATATAAGCAATTAGAAGAAATCACTGGAAAATGGGAAAAACATTATCCTAACTCAATGAAAAGCTGGAAATCAAATTGGGATGCTATTAGCCCTATTTTTAAGTTCTCTGCTGATGTAAGAAAAGTTATTTATACTACAAATGCAATCGAAAGTCTCAACAGCACATATCGTAGATTAAATAGACAAAGAACTGTATTTCCAAGCGATACATCACTTTTAAAAGCTTTATACCTTGCTACTTTTGAAGCTACAAAAAAATGGCGTTTGCCACTAAGAAATTGGGGTAAAGTGTACGGTGAATTATCCATTATGTATGAAGGACGACTTACTGAATAA
- the nscfB gene encoding ScfB-related radical SAM/SPASM orphan maturase codes for MTLIHKFKQGNNYFVLDVNTGAVHIVDEIVYDVLDSDKLKSKGEIIAEFKEKYDEKEIVEVYDELQQLIKEEVLYSEDQYEEIANSSMDDRDYIKAICLNVIHACNLRCKYCFADEGEYNGHAGAMSVETAKKAIDYVIKRSGPRKNIEIDLFGGEPTLIMETNKEIIKYARDNEEKWGKNIRFTMTTNATLLTPEMMDYMDKEMGNIILSLDGRKEIHDKARIKPDKTGSYDDIVPKIKEMIKRRTEGKTYYVRGTFTRENTDFYQDVMALVNEGFKELSLEPVVLEDGQPLAIREEDLDTIFSNYDKLYEEMAKRKIEAKDEFNFYHFNIDIQGGPCVYKRISGCGAGFEYVAITPQGEVYPCHQFVGREEFKLGNIYDDTFDEALSKKFKKAHIYNKPKCRECWARFYCSGGCQANNFNFNGDMSIPYEIGCKMQKKRIECAIALKAIEK; via the coding sequence ATGACTTTAATACATAAATTTAAGCAAGGAAACAATTATTTTGTTTTAGATGTAAATACAGGAGCAGTTCATATAGTAGATGAAATAGTTTATGATGTGTTGGATAGTGATAAGCTAAAGAGTAAAGGAGAAATAATAGCTGAATTTAAAGAAAAGTATGACGAAAAAGAAATTGTAGAAGTATATGATGAATTGCAACAATTAATAAAAGAGGAAGTTCTCTATTCAGAAGATCAATATGAAGAAATAGCTAATAGTTCCATGGATGACAGAGATTATATAAAAGCTATTTGCTTAAATGTAATACATGCGTGCAATTTGAGATGTAAATATTGTTTCGCAGATGAAGGAGAATATAATGGACATGCAGGTGCCATGAGTGTTGAAACTGCTAAAAAGGCAATCGACTATGTTATAAAAAGAAGTGGCCCTAGGAAGAACATAGAAATTGATTTGTTTGGTGGAGAGCCAACTTTAATAATGGAAACCAATAAAGAAATAATAAAGTACGCAAGAGATAATGAAGAAAAATGGGGCAAAAACATTAGATTTACCATGACTACTAATGCTACATTATTGACTCCAGAAATGATGGATTATATGGATAAAGAGATGGGAAATATAATTTTATCCTTAGATGGTAGAAAAGAAATTCATGACAAGGCAAGAATAAAACCAGATAAAACTGGTTCATACGATGATATAGTTCCTAAAATAAAAGAAATGATTAAAAGAAGAACTGAAGGAAAAACTTATTATGTAAGAGGAACATTTACAAGAGAGAATACTGATTTTTATCAAGATGTAATGGCGCTAGTTAATGAAGGCTTTAAAGAATTATCTTTAGAACCAGTTGTATTAGAAGATGGACAACCACTTGCAATTAGAGAGGAAGATCTTGATACAATATTCTCTAATTATGATAAACTATATGAAGAAATGGCAAAAAGAAAAATAGAAGCAAAGGATGAATTTAATTTTTATCATTTTAACATAGATATACAAGGTGGACCATGTGTTTATAAGAGAATCTCTGGTTGTGGAGCTGGATTTGAGTATGTAGCAATAACACCACAAGGAGAGGTATATCCGTGTCACCAATTTGTGGGAAGAGAAGAATTTAAATTAGGAAACATTTATGATGATACCTTTGATGAAGCATTATCTAAGAAGTTTAAAAAGGCTCATATTTACAATAAACCAAAATGCAGAGAATGTTGGGCAAGGTTTTATTGCAGTGGAGGATGTCAGGCAAATAACTTCAATTTTAATGGAGATATGAGTATTCCTTATGAAATTGGATGTAAAATGCAGAAAAAGAGAATTGAATGTGCAATAGCATTAAAAGCTATAGAAAAATAG